The genomic interval AAGAAACAAGCGGTTACGTTTGCTTTTCAGGAAACTGATGGTTTCATTGACAGCAATCCTGTAAATCCATGTGGTGAGTTTCGATTTCCCTCTGAACGAGTCAATATTTTTCCATATTTTAACAAAAATTTCCTGTACCAAGTCATCTGCATCTTCGTGGATGATAACCATACGGCGAACCTGCCAGTACACCTGTTGCTGGTATTTTCGCACCAACAAATTAAAACCATAATTGAAAGAATCGTCCGAACGCAGAAGTTCAAGCAAATCCTTTTCAGGAATATCGCTCATACCATACCAGATACCAGCAAGATGTTAAATGGATTCATTTTTATTTTTTTCTTGAAATCGCTTTTAGGGCAGCTTCAACGATGTTGGGGGCATCGAGCCCGAATTTTTTCATCAATTCCTCTGGTTTTCCACTTTCGCCAAATTTATCATCAACAGCAACCATTTCTACAGGCACAGGAAATTTACGCGATAGTAACTGAGCAATGCTGTCGCCTAATCCTCCGTATCGTTGGTGTTCTTCGGCGGTTACCATACATTTCGTTTTATGCACCGAATTAATGACGGAAAATGCATCCAAAGGTTTAATAGTATGGATATTTATTACTTCAGCATCTATTCCCTTTTCTGATAAAATTTCTGAAGCTTCGAGCGCTTTCCATACCAAATGCCCTGTAGCAAAAATACTTACATCTTTGCCTTCGCGAAGGCGAACAGCCCTTCCGATTTCAAACTTTTGGTCAACAGGGGTAAAATTGGGCACTTTGGGTCGTCCAAACCGAAGATAAACAGGTCCGTCGAATTCGGCTATGGCAAGAGTGGCGGCTTTTGTCTGGTTAAAATCGCAGGTATTTATCACAGTCATGTGAGGAAGCATCTTCATCAGACCTATGTCTTCCAGATTTTGATGTGTTGCGCCATCTTCGCCAAGAGAAATCCCTGCATGAGAGGCACATATCTTTACATTTTTTTTTGAGTAAGCTATTGATTGTCTTATCTGGTCGTAAACCCTACCTGTTGAAAAATTAGCAAAAGTACCGGTAAAAGGTATTTTTCCTCCAATGGTTAGCCCAGCGGCAATTCCCATCATGTTAGCTTCGGCAATTCCTGTCTGGAAAAAACGGTCAGGAAATTCTTTGGCAAAAGCATCCATTTTCATCGAACCGGTAAGGTCGGCACACAAAACCACCACCTCTTTATTTTTCTTTCCGGCATCAAGTAAACCTTCGCCAAATCCTGAGCGGGTATCTTTTTGATTCTGTATTGTATAATTAATCATCGTGCTTTAATTGGGGTATAATTTTACATTTGTAGTAACACCGGGATCTATCTTAAAACCCTGTTCGATGGTATAAGATGATTTTTCAGAGTATTTTGAACGAAAAACCACACGATATTTCCCGGGTTGCAAAATAAGGGATTCCTGCAGCAGATTGTCTTTCATCTCGTAAATCCATATCAGGCGATTGTCTTTTTCCTGATAAATGCTGCCATATCCATTTACTGATTTAAGTATCACGGCAATACCGGGCATAGGAATTTCAACCGTGGTAGTATGGCTTTGCGAAATATCCACATCATTTACATACAGCCGGGGAAGGCATAATACTTCGAGATCGTATTTCCCAATTAAGTATTTTTTAGTTTCGTCGAAAGTTTGAACATTTAAAGTACTCATTTCTCCATGCTTACGAATAATACCCTGTAAATTTTTGACAGTCTTTTCATTACTACTAACTTTAAGCCTCAAACTCCCCTGCGGTGTTTCGGCAGGAATAATATTGTGTGTACCTGCCGTGATTTTCACATTGGGAACTAAAACAGGAGGGATAGTTTGAATCACGATATCATACGTTGGTAAAGGGTCAAGAATAAGGGTATCAGGGATTCCTTTGTTATTCAACGTATGAATAAAGTTGTATTTCATTTTGCCGGAAACATTATCGTAAAATGTCATGTTTACGTTGGTTTCGGTAGGTTTTCCATTTTTGTCCAAAAGATTAACCTGAGCAGTAGTAGTGTTAAGCGCCTGTGATATAACTACCTGTAATGCCTTATGAAACATTTGTTCACTGCTGGCATCAAAATAATTTCCCACACAATCGAAACCCTCTTTAATATTTCTTCCAATCCCTATTATAAATGGTTTTAAGGCGATTCCTTTTTTCTGCAGATATTGGGATGCAGCGCAGGGATCGCCGTTACATTCCTCCAAACCATCCGTAATTAAAATGATAATGTTCCTACAATTGTCGCATGGGGTGAAGTCCTTTTCGGTTTGTTCCAAGGCATAAGCAATTGGAGTAGTTCCTCTTGGTGTTAATAATTTTAATTTGTGTTTAATACGTTCCGCATTGTTTGCGGCAAACGGTACCTCCAGCTTGGTATCTTTGCAATCCTGCGGAGGGAAATTTTTCTGATGCCCATACACCCTTAGAGCCAGTTCAATATTAGGAACTTTATCTAAACTATCAATAAGACTGGCTAAAAACTTTTTGGCAATGTTAATCTTCTGATCGCTTTGCCATCTGCCCAACATACTTTGTGAAGCATCGAAAACAAACAAAATGCGGGATAGGGGCTGTGGCTTTTCCTTTTCATCACCGGGCTGTGCCCACAGCAAACTACCATGAAAAACCAGGATTGTTAATAAACCTATTATTGCTATTTTTTTTATCACTTTTATAATTTATTTTATAACACCACTACCTTATATTTTGTAACTCCAGTTTGCAATGCAATATTTAAAATATTGATTTTTTATGAAGCAATATTAAAATCACCTAAGGTTTCTTCTAACTGCATAAGAGCCCGTTGCAATTGTTCGTCATTAGGAGCAACACCGTGCCAATGATGAGTACCCATCATAAAATCAACGCCAAAGCCCATTTCAGTTTTCATGACAATCATTATAGGCTTCCCTTTTCCGCTGAGTTTTCTTGCCTGGGTTAAAGTGGAAAGGATATCTGGGATATTATTACCATCCATCTGCATTACCGTCCAACCGAAGGCTTCCCATTTTGCGCAGATATTTCCCAAAGGAAGCACATCATCAACGTTACCATCTATTTGTCTTCCATTATTGTCAATAATTCCTATCAAGTTATCCACTTTTTTTGCAGAGGCAAACATGGCGGCTTCCCATACCTGACCTTCCTGAATTTCGCCATCACCCATGAGGGTAAAAATGAGGTTAGGGTCGTTGTTCAGTTTTTTGGCAAGTGCTGCTCCTATTGCAACTGACAACCCCTGTCCCAGCGAACCGGAAGCTATTCTTACACCATTACTAAGATCTTTAGGTGAAGGATGCCCTTGTAAACGGGTATTAATCATACGAAAAGTAGCCAGCTCTTCAATGGGGAAGTACCCCGAACGTGCCAGTGTGCTGTACCATGCAGCAGAAAGATGCCCGTTGGAAAGAAAAAAGATATCTTCACCCTGTCCATCCATCGTAAAAGTTTCTGCCTGGTGCTTAAGTTGGCTAAAATAAAGGGATACAAGCAGGTCGGCACATCCTAACGAACCTCCAGGGTGGCCTGACCCGGCATGATGAATCATTCGGAGAATATCCCTGCGAACCTGGGAGGCTATTTTTTGTAATTCTGCAATACTCGTCATTTTTCTGAAAACAATACCATTAAGTTATTAAAAACCTACAAATACAGATTTTCAAAAGTAAGGATTTCCTCTTAACCTAAATTATTTTTGTTGATAAAATTGGAAATCTTGACCATTATCGTGAATTCTACTTTGTGAAACCTTCCAACCCAGCAACTTGAGATGATTCCACCAATCAGGGTACGATTTATTGATAACATCCGGATGATTGAGCACAATTTCACCCAACACAGCAGCCAGAGGAGCAAATCCCAGTGCCAACCTGTGGTCGTTGCGGGTTTGTACAACACCTTTTGAAAAAGAAGCCTTCCCATGTACCATAATAGTATTGTTATTTTTCAATGTAACGTTAGCACCCATGCCTGTAAGCCCCTGTTGTAAAGCTAGCAAACGATTACTTTCCTTGTTTACAAGAGTATCAAGTCCCGTTAAGCAACACGGAATTCCTAATCCTGCGCAGGTAATCGTTAAAGCAATGGCAAGGTCGGGGGTCTGAATGCAATCCTGTTCAAAATAATCAGTACACTTACCTGTATTAGTTAGCATTACTCCTTCTTTTAAAAATCTGGAAGAAACTCCAAAATTTGTAAACAAATTGCTTAGCATTGCATCACCCTGAAGACTTTTCTGCTGCAATCCATACAATACGACAGACATTTCTTTGGAAAAAGCAATTAACTGGTACCAGCAGGCTGCCGCTGACCAATCGGGTTCAACAAAAGTATCAATTCCTATAATTGGCTGGTTTGCAACTGAAATAAGTGTATTTTCCCAAGTATGTCTTACTCCAAAACGTTCCAAAAATTGCAAAGTCATTATAATATAAGGCTGGGATACAATTGTTTTTTTTAACCGAATTTTCAGTCCGTCGGGTAAAACAGGAGCTATCATCAGTAATGCAGAAACAAACTGGCTGCTGATATGGGACTCCAATTCAACTTCGCCGCCCCGTAAAGGTTTGCCATTAATTTGCAAAGGAGGAAAACCCGGTGTTTTCAAATACCGGATATCAGCATTTATGCTTTTAAGAGCATCAACCAATTCCTTTATGGGGCGTTGCTGCATTCTTTCACTTCCGGTTAGCACCCAATTACCAGGTGTAATTGCAAGCAATGCAGTTAAAAACCGAAAAGTGGTTCCGGCATGAACTACATCTAAGATTGTAGGAACGTCCGACTTACCAGTGTTTTCCCTGATTTTTACCAATAAATTTTTTAAAATGGTAGTGTCTTCAGCCTCCGATAAATTTTCAATTATAAAATGAATTGAAGATAATGCCTGAAGTATGAGCAAACGGTTACTGATGCTTTTTGATGCGGGAAGACTGAATGCATTACACCCTCCTGTGCCCGGCTGTAACCTGATTATTTCTCTCTGCTGGTCAGATTCCATTATTTTTTTGATAAACCGGAATAAAATTCAAGACTTTCTATAATCAGGGCTACATCACAAAATTGGTTGGGAATTGTTTCCCCTATATGCTTCAAAAGGGTAATACCAATTTTACTCCCCCTGTTTTTTTTATCGAATTGTGTCAAGGCTGCAATCTCATTATAAAACTTATTATCAAAATGATAATACGAAAAATACTGTACAAAACCTTCAATTATTTCCTGCAATTCTTTATATGGCAATCCGCATAAACGATGGGAAATATAGGCTTCACAAATCATACCTGCAGCAATTGCTTCGCCATGCAACAACGATTCTTTTCCGTGGTTTAAGGAAAAGGCTTCAAGGGCATGACCGATAGTATGCCCGAAATTCAATACTTTACGCAAGCCGGATTCCATAGGATCAGCATTTACGATATCGCATTTTATTTTTACAGAACCCGCAATAAAAACGCTTTCAGCATCTTTAAAGGCAGGGAAGCCCGAAGATAATTTTTGCCAGTATGTAGCATCGGCAACCAAACCATGTTTCAGCATTTCCGCCATTCCCGATTTAATTTGTCGCATAGGAAGCGTATCAAGAAATTGTGGATTAATAAAAACAGCCTTTGGCAATGCAAAGACTCCGATTTGGTTTTTAATTTCATCGAAATCTACACCTGTTTTCCCACCTATGGAAGCATCCACCATAGATAGTAAAGTGGTGGGAATATGCACAAAAGAAATACCCCTTTTAAAGTTGGCAGCCACAAACCCACCCATGTCGCAAATCATTCCACCTCCCAGGTTTATCAGCAGCGAATGCCTATCGGCACCTCTTTTCAGCAATTCTTTCCATAAATATAAAGCCGAATCAATAACTTTATTTTTCTCTCCGGATTCTATAGTCAGAATTTCAGTATTTTGTAAAATAGAAACATGATGTTTAAGAAGTGGAAGGCAAAACTGTAAAGTAACGGAATCGGTAAGAATGTATATTTGCGAGAAAAAATCAGTATTTTCTTCAATGAAATGCGAAAGATATTCAAGCGACTGTATCCCTGTATATACAGGGCAAAATTCGCCCTGAATTGTAAACCCGGTTTTCTCTCTACTCATGTGAATCATTCTTTTCACAAAAATAGGGAATACAAAGCTTGTAATAAAAAAACTTTTTGATAAACATTGGGTTTCAATTTTTGTTCTTAAAAATAAAAATGATGAATTTTAATGATACACAAACCGCTTTCTCCCACCTTACGGATGACGAATTACGAAAAGCCGAACGCTTGTTCAGGGTGCTCAATTTGTCTGCCAGTGTAAAAATGGGCAAATTGTTGGTCAATTGCGCACTACGCATGAACATTCCCATCGAATGGGCTGTAAAACCTCTCATTTACCATTATTTTGTAGGAGGAGCTACCCTTGCTGAAAGTAATAATACGGTAAAAAAACTAGAGAAATTTAATGTGAAAGGTATTCTTGACTATTCGGTGGAAGGAGGGAGTAGCTCAATCGAAGAAACCTTAGCCGAAACCTTGAATGCTATTGTCTTTGCTGCACACGGTAGAAACATTCCTTTTGCCGTTTTCAAACCCACTGCTTTTACATCTCCCGCCCTGCTTGAAAAAAAAAGTGCAGGAATACAGCTTTCAGAATGCGAAATAACTGAAATAGAAAGTTTTAAACTACGCATAGCTACACTTTGCCACACCGCTTACGAAAATGATATTCCCCTGCTAATTGATGCAGAGGATTACGTTTACCAAGGTTTTATTGATGATGTGGTTATCAGTATGATGAAAAAATACAATAGAGATAAAGCTATTGTATTCAATACATTACAAATGTATCGCATAGATCGTACGGCTTGGTTGGAAAATTTATACCATAATGCAGAAAAGGAAAATTATTTCCCAGGTATCAAATTTGTGAGAGGAGCATACATGGAAAAAGAACGGAAACGTGCTCTTGATTTCGGATACCCCTCCCCTATTTATGCAGATAAAGCAGCAACAGATGCAGCGTTTAACAACGCATTACGCTTTGCTATAGAAAAAATTCATAGAATTTCTATTTTTAATGGCACTCACAATGTGGAAAGTACACAGTTACTTATCGAATTGATGCAACAGCACCATATTTCGCCTTCCGACAACAGGGTGTGGTTTGCTCAATTATACGGAATGAGCGACAACATCAGCTTTAACCTTGCCAAAGCCGGTTATAATGTTGCCAAATACATACCGTATGGTCCTGTAAAATCAGTACTTCCCTATCTCATTCGCAGAGCCGATGAAAACACATCCATTGCCGGGCAAAGCAGCAGAGAATTGCTGTTGATAATCCGTGAACGTCAGAGAAGGAAAAACCAAATCCAGGATAATTAAATAGCAGAAACCTGTTAATGAGTTGTTAACCGGATTCGTTTTACACGAATCGAAGTATCAAATTTTTGAACATAAATCTTATTCCCTTTTTTATCGGCATACGAAAACCCATCCTGAAGCTCAGTTATTCCCGATAAGGCTGTTAAAGCCAGTTTCTCTTTAGCATTCTGAAAACCGGACAAACATTTTTCGGCACTGGGGTATAAAAAAATAAACAATGTGGAATCGGCAGTTTCGGCACAAATTCCTTCCGAAAACTCAAAGATATTCCCCTGTCCAAAATAATAAATATTTTGCAAAGCAATAGGTCCCCTAAAATACTTTACAAGAGAATTTTTCAAACCCGTATCCGGTATTTCTTTCAATAATCCGGGTAAAAAACCGTTACCAGAGTTTATTCTATTGAGAAGCCGAATTGTAAATTGTTTGATTTCTATGTTATCAACAGAAGAGCCCTCAGAAGAAAGTTGTATAAAAAAATTATTTTTCCATGCGAAGACATACCCGTCACCTATCGCAATGGAACTTTCTTCCAGGCTCATTGAACCAGGGCTACCACAACGCACACTAAAAACACCATAGGCTGCTGCAACGTCCGACATTTCATACAATTCAGCCCTTAGTTTTCCATCTTCAGGAAAAACAAATTCAGCTACACTGGCTTCTGTAAAACCGTATTCGAGGTACAGCTCGGCACCCCCGTCAATCAGGTAAAATAGCTCTTCCCCTTTGTATGTCGCTACCGAATCGGCAATTTTCACATTTTGTTCATCCGAAACATTCTGCAGAATACTTCTGCCATTACCCGCACCACATGTCAGAATTACAGCGCATAGTAATGCTGTAAGGATAAAATGTCGGAAAAGAAATTTCATTTTTTCTGATTTATTTCCACAATCTCCACTTTTTGAAGATTCATCTCGCCAATTCCGCTTTCATATCCCTTTTGTACCGGCAATACTTCTTCGGGTAAGTAGCCTAATATCGTTGAACAATAAGCATCTACAGCCACAATATCGGTTCCGGCGACTATTTTATCAAATTTTTTCAATTTTCCGGGACCAGATGGACCATTTGTTACCAGTACTTCTGATGCATCAACTACATTCAAATCAGGTTTGCGAAGTTTACACATATCTGCAAGACATTGTCCAAGAAAGCCCGGGTCGTTTTTTGAAGGACCATCTAAATGAAATTTAACATTAGAAGCTCTTGTATTCAGCCCCATCAAATTTTTCATTGCACATGTTAGTAACGGAATTGTATGGTGTTTGGCAATCGGGACATTGATAAAAACATCCACAGTAAACAAATCTCTGACCACTTCAAGTTGTTTTATCGCTTTCGCACCCGGAATGCTATCCAACTTTACAAAAGTAATACTATCGTATTTTGCAGGAAAACGGTTTTTTTCAATCGTGTGCACCCGGAAAAGCATTTCCGCATTTTGTGCATACAATGTACTCCGTTTCCAATATTCTGGCATAACATACTGTAAACAAACTACTTCAGAGGCGCCTGCGTCGAAACACATTTTTACGACAGCAATGGCAACATCCGGATTTACATAAGTACCTTTATCTTCAAAATCTGAATTGATAAGCAAACCCACCTTTTGCCCTTTTTGTACAAAAGTGCGCATACCTCCCAATTTTTTTACCGCAAGTATTGTGTTGGCATAATAGTTTGTTCCGGAAACAACCGTAATGCGATTGGACTGTTTTCTTTTCTCCTGTTTCCCCGAAAAAGAAGCAAACGAAATACCAACGATAAATATTATAAGAATGTAGCGAGCTAAAATTTTCATAATTATTTGATTTAGTGTGTACAGTATTTACAAGTTACAACAGGCTAAAATAAGAAGGGTTTTATAAATCCCAACAGGTTAAAATTATTTTTCTTTTTGATGTAAAACGTCTCATCTGTAAACTTACAGGCATATGACAACCTGTCCCTGACATGACAGGTCATTTCCCTGTCATATTTTCATTATTTCAGTATTATATTACCTTAATAATTGATTATGAATAATATTGATACAAATAAAGAATTATTAGTTTAACATCGCTTGTTTTTACTTTGCATTTAAGTATTTTTTTGCTACATTATTTTAATTATCTATTTTTTAGCATTTTAACGTCTTATTTATAACTATTGTTAATAACTTTTTTGTACATTATGTAAATTTTGTTATTTTTTTGTTTATATTCGCATAATGTTTGTTAAACGTGGTTTAAATTTAAAAACTCACAATTATGTCCGAAATTGAATTTAATCACAAACTTCTGAGTGTGCAAAACAACCTCCGGTTTTTTGCAAGCACTTTGACCCCAAATCGTGAAGAAGCCAATGATTTAGTACAGGATACTAACTTGAAAGCACTAATTAACCGTGATAAGTTTGCAGACAACACTAATTTTAAAGCATGGACTTATACGATTATGAAAAATACGTTTATTAACAATTATCGTCGTAATATCAAGTCAAACACCATTATTGACAACACCGAAGATTTGTATTTTCTGAATATTTCACATCATTCCGATTTTCCGCAGCCCGATTCGCTAATAGCTGAAAAGGAAATAAAGAAGAATATTGAAAAATTGGATCATGACCAGCGTTTGCCGTTTGAAATGCACAACAGCGGCTATAAATACAAAGAAATAGCTGATCATTTACAACTTTCGATAGGGACGGTAAAAAGCAGGATATTTTTTACCCGTAAAAAACTCATGGGTGCCTTGCAGGATTTTGCTTATTAATTTACTCACTCATATTGAGCCGGACTATGGCAAAAATCATAGCCACTGCTCCTATCCATTGTTCCCAACTCAGCCGTGATTGGTTGAAGATGTAATCAAAAACTATGGCTGACATAGGGAAAAACAATTCGCAAATTGTTGCGAGCATAGCTTTTATTTTTCTCAAACCAAAATAAAAAAGAAATATTGCACCAGATCCGGTTGTAATTCCAATTATAAAAAATATGAGCCAGTTAGCCGGTGTTACTATCGCTATTTGCGAAAATTTACCGGTAAAGGCTACAAATATCCCCATGAAAACTACGGTAAACCCGTAGCGATAAAAAGTAGCTGTAGTAAACGACAATCTGTTTAGCAGCTTTTTGCTTAAAACAGTCGAACTTCCAAACGAAAACGCAGCAAGCAATGCGTATAAAGCCGCATAAACCGTGTTTGAACCAGTTGAAAGATTGGGCAATGCAAAACCAAAGGTAAGAAAATACCCAGCAAGAATAGCTATTGTAGCCCAAAGCAGGTAATTCTTTTGTAGTTTTTCACGCAATAAAACCACAGCAAGAATTATGGCAAATACCGGTTGCATTTTCTGTAATAATACGACAATGGTAAGCGATTGAAAATTCATTAAAAATAAAGCTTTCACAATGGCAAGTGTACCCAAGGCTCCTCCAAATAATGCAACAAGGCTTGTAGTAATAAAATCGCTGGTTGTGAAACTTTTTAGATGTTTATATTCCCTGAACAAAAAAACATTCATCACCAGAAAGGGAATGCAATGCACCATAAAAACAACAAAACCAATATCAAGGTTACGCAAACGGGGGGTTAGCACAATACCATCCAAACCCCAGAGGGTGGCTGCCAACGAAACAGCAACTCCTCCTATTATTATTTCTTTCTTAATTTTCAAGTGGCTATTTTATTAACTATCAAAAACAAGCTACGATTCGCAGCGGAGCACCACTTCCACCTTTTATTTTCATTGGTAAAGCAATTATATACGCTCCCTTTGCAGGTAGAGAATCAAGACTGGCAACATTTTCATACGCTGTAATGCCATGGGCAAATAATGTTCTGTGTACCATAAAATCCTTCGACTGTCCGTAATCTATACTTGGCGTATCCAAGCCGAAAGCTTTAATTTTCCTTTGTTCAGCTAACCATAATGCTGCGTCGGGATGCAAACCGGGGAAATGCAACAAGGCAACTGCTTTCTGACCCGACAAATTAGTACCTGTATATTTTTCCTTATCAGACCAATATTTACTAAAACCAGTATTTACCAGTACAATTGCACCCTCCGGAATTTTTCCATTCTCTTTTTCCCAAAGAAAAAAATCATCAGTGCTTACCTGATAATCCCTGTTTTGTGTAACTTTTCTTTTTACATCAATCACCACAGCATTGCCAATGAGTTGCTGTAATGGAACTTTTTCAATGCTGTTCTTCCCCTTACCAAAATGCAGAGGCGCATCAAAATGGGTGCCGCCATGTTCTTCTGCGCTGAACTTAAAAGAAGAATAGTAGTAACCTTTTTCTGTCATCCCTTCAAAAACAGTATCATGCGAAAAAGGAATGTTTGTGGGCCAATAAATGGCATTTTCATCAAAATCGTGGGTTAAATCAACCCAACGTCCGGCACTGAGTATATCTGCCGGACTTTGCTGATGGCAACATCCCCAACCAACAAATACTATCAGAATAAGAAAAATAAATTGTATTTTCTTCATAACAATTGTATTTATGAAATACTCCGGAATTCGTTTTTCACAAAATCAAGAGCATTTCGCAGTGCAGTGATTTCAGTTTGAACAAATTGTTCAAGAATTATTTTTGCCAGTTCCGTGCCGAGAGCTTCCGTTTGAAGCTGCATAGCGCCGGAATTTATAAAATGGACAGTTTCCTCTTTGGCATTTTTCACCATCTCCCATGCCTGCGACGAAATATACAGTTGCTGCGACAGATTGTGGTCAAACTCCTGCCGTATTGCAGCTATCAAATTCCTTTGCAATGTATTAACATCCATACCCGGTTCCATTACCCTTACGATAAGCTGCATTGGGGTTATACGTTCGAGAAAAAGAACCATTCGTTCGTATGCCTGAAAGCGTAAAGGAGCGACCAACTCATGGTTTTTCATGTTAATTTCCAACAACTTCTTTTTCTGTTCGTTATCAAGATACTGTTTAAGAATAAAATACGTTGTAAGGAACACAACTACTGCCGGAAGGGTTCCCATTAGGGCAATCAAAAGGTAATTCATATAATCAGGGGTTTTTACTTTGCAAAGATGAGAAATAATCAGAAATTTTAAATGTAAATATTTTGAAAGCTTCTGCGATATTTTCTAATTTTGTGCCTTTTTAACCTAAACATACAATTATCATGGAAATTCTATCACAAAGAATACAAAAACTATCAGAATCGGAAACTTTAGCGATGACCCGCCGCAGCCGCGAGTTGCAAAGCCAGGGACATGATGTAATAAACCTTAGCATAGGTGAACCGGATTTTAACACTCCTGGCTACATTAAAGATGCTGCAAAACAAGCCATTGATAATAATGTTACCCATTATCCTCCTGTTGCAGGTTTTGCCGAATTGCGAAAAGCCATTTCAGAAAAATTCAAACGCGACAACAATCTGGATTATGCCCCCGAACAAATAGTTGTATCAACAGGAGGTAAACAGGCTCTTGCTAATGCCATACTTTGCCTGGTAAACCCGGGTGATGAAGTAATTGTTCCTGTTCCTTACTGGGTTTCATACCGAGAATTGATAAAATTAGCCGAAGGAAAAGCCGTTTATCTGCCTACAACCATCGGAAATAATTTTAAAGTTACCCCCGCACAATTAGAGTCCGCCATCACAGATCGTACTAAAATATTAATTTTTAGTAGTCCATGCAATCCTTCCGGTTCTGTTTATACCCGTGACGAGTTAAAAGGAATCGCCGAAGTGGTTGCCCGTCATGAAAATATTTTCATCATTTCCGATGAAATTTATGAATTGATAAACTTTGGTGGAAAACATGCAAGCATTGCCGGTTTTGACTTTATCAAAGAAAGAGTCGTTACAGTAAATGGAGTTTCAAAGGGTTTTGCGATGACAGGCTGGCGTTTGGGCTATATTGGTGCGCCAAAAGTCATTGCTGCTGCCTGCGATAAAATTCAGGGGCAGTTTACCTCGGGAACGGGAACAATTTCCCAAATGGCAGCCATAGCTGCAATGAAAACTAATCCCGAATCCTCTGTGGAATTACAAACTATGCGCAAAGCATTTCACGAACGCAGAGATCTGCTCCTGAAACTTCTGAACGATAT from Lentimicrobiaceae bacterium carries:
- a CDS encoding proline dehydrogenase family protein codes for the protein MMNFNDTQTAFSHLTDDELRKAERLFRVLNLSASVKMGKLLVNCALRMNIPIEWAVKPLIYHYFVGGATLAESNNTVKKLEKFNVKGILDYSVEGGSSSIEETLAETLNAIVFAAHGRNIPFAVFKPTAFTSPALLEKKSAGIQLSECEITEIESFKLRIATLCHTAYENDIPLLIDAEDYVYQGFIDDVVISMMKKYNRDKAIVFNTLQMYRIDRTAWLENLYHNAEKENYFPGIKFVRGAYMEKERKRALDFGYPSPIYADKAATDAAFNNALRFAIEKIHRISIFNGTHNVESTQLLIELMQQHHISPSDNRVWFAQLYGMSDNISFNLAKAGYNVAKYIPYGPVKSVLPYLIRRADENTSIAGQSSRELLLIIRERQRRKNQIQDN
- a CDS encoding DUF362 domain-containing protein; amino-acid sequence: MKILARYILIIFIVGISFASFSGKQEKRKQSNRITVVSGTNYYANTILAVKKLGGMRTFVQKGQKVGLLINSDFEDKGTYVNPDVAIAVVKMCFDAGASEVVCLQYVMPEYWKRSTLYAQNAEMLFRVHTIEKNRFPAKYDSITFVKLDSIPGAKAIKQLEVVRDLFTVDVFINVPIAKHHTIPLLTCAMKNLMGLNTRASNVKFHLDGPSKNDPGFLGQCLADMCKLRKPDLNVVDASEVLVTNGPSGPGKLKKFDKIVAGTDIVAVDAYCSTILGYLPEEVLPVQKGYESGIGEMNLQKVEIVEINQKK
- a CDS encoding RNA polymerase sigma factor, translated to MSEIEFNHKLLSVQNNLRFFASTLTPNREEANDLVQDTNLKALINRDKFADNTNFKAWTYTIMKNTFINNYRRNIKSNTIIDNTEDLYFLNISHHSDFPQPDSLIAEKEIKKNIEKLDHDQRLPFEMHNSGYKYKEIADHLQLSIGTVKSRIFFTRKKLMGALQDFAY
- a CDS encoding DMT family transporter: MKIKKEIIIGGVAVSLAATLWGLDGIVLTPRLRNLDIGFVVFMVHCIPFLVMNVFLFREYKHLKSFTTSDFITTSLVALFGGALGTLAIVKALFLMNFQSLTIVVLLQKMQPVFAIILAVVLLREKLQKNYLLWATIAILAGYFLTFGFALPNLSTGSNTVYAALYALLAAFSFGSSTVLSKKLLNRLSFTTATFYRYGFTVVFMGIFVAFTGKFSQIAIVTPANWLIFFIIGITTGSGAIFLFYFGLRKIKAMLATICELFFPMSAIVFDYIFNQSRLSWEQWIGAVAMIFAIVRLNMSE
- a CDS encoding cyclase family protein translates to MKKIQFIFLILIVFVGWGCCHQQSPADILSAGRWVDLTHDFDENAIYWPTNIPFSHDTVFEGMTEKGYYYSSFKFSAEEHGGTHFDAPLHFGKGKNSIEKVPLQQLIGNAVVIDVKRKVTQNRDYQVSTDDFFLWEKENGKIPEGAIVLVNTGFSKYWSDKEKYTGTNLSGQKAVALLHFPGLHPDAALWLAEQRKIKAFGLDTPSIDYGQSKDFMVHRTLFAHGITAYENVASLDSLPAKGAYIIALPMKIKGGSGAPLRIVACF
- a CDS encoding pyridoxal phosphate-dependent aminotransferase encodes the protein MEILSQRIQKLSESETLAMTRRSRELQSQGHDVINLSIGEPDFNTPGYIKDAAKQAIDNNVTHYPPVAGFAELRKAISEKFKRDNNLDYAPEQIVVSTGGKQALANAILCLVNPGDEVIVPVPYWVSYRELIKLAEGKAVYLPTTIGNNFKVTPAQLESAITDRTKILIFSSPCNPSGSVYTRDELKGIAEVVARHENIFIISDEIYELINFGGKHASIAGFDFIKERVVTVNGVSKGFAMTGWRLGYIGAPKVIAAACDKIQGQFTSGTGTISQMAAIAAMKTNPESSVELQTMRKAFHERRDLLLKLLNDIPGFKTNIPQGAFYIFPDVSWYFRKTNGNFTINNAGDLCNFLLNNAHVALVSGEAFGDPACIRFSYATSNDRLIEAAARIKKALAEFK